Proteins encoded by one window of Gordonia jinghuaiqii:
- the recC gene encoding exodeoxyribonuclease V subunit gamma, with amino-acid sequence MLILHRAERTDTLADALADVISTPLADPMSTEIVSVPAAGVERWLAQHLACRLGAGDDGRADGVAANIDFTGPARLADAIASAVLGGTRVQTGSPLSAHDPWRGAELTWPVLRILDERIGDPELDVIARHIGAGDESSPRIGRRYATARHLAELFDRYGRSRPSMIADWAAGADLDGAGAPLRDDLSWQPGFWRAVREAIGQPHPAEVLGDICDRLRAEPDAAGLPERLSVFGPTRITESFRQIVAAASTHHDVHLFVPHPSPRLWHELDRLVDDETGVVVPPRRSLRVQPEPRNPLVAGLSRDLQELQLRLGRLVDRDIHHPPSAPIDTRTLLGAVQAGIRDDTTRGAGAAVPVDVSADRSVEVHACHGPERQIEVLRDRLLHLFSEDPTLQPRDVLIMCPDVETFAPLIRGAFGQAGLPHPAFDLRVRLADRGVRHVNPIVDVIVGVVELAAGRVTAGEVVDLLGSPPVRTRFAMTDDDLDLIREWLAHSNVRWGIGAAERARYGLERFRQGTFDAGLDRIALGVVAEEADDEWLGTALPLSGVESTGIDLVGRFDEFLDRLAHVLAELTAPAPAYRWAEVLIDAIGSLTATEPADDWQRAAAIRMLGEAFGEDRAGGGRADDTEDTLRLADVRDLLSALVAARPTRSNFRTGELTVCTMVPMRSVPHRVIVLLGIDAEVFPRVQRIDGDDVLGVDPLVGERNPRDEDRQCFLDAICAAQDSLLVFYSGADPVSGRRIPPAVVVSELVDTLTDLAGTAPVYRHSLHGFDARNFLPGGVAGIAGPFSHDASLLAGAKAMREPATPVVAAARHILPAPARTPDTDDIDLATLIDFHVDPITAFVRQRLGARIPDDETPHDDQLDVELDPLDKWGIGDRFLARMLTGVPIGDCEAAELRRGTLPPFAFGTRELRSISRAVTRLHGVVEPLRAGSAVTLDIVVTLPDGRRVHGTVGDVFGPPGGPATVVRATYSRLKAKQQLTGWVTLLAVAAAATQGNVAAGSVETAVLVGRAARGGGTNTLTFRRPEDPVPLLHDLVRLRDEGLRRPLPLPLEPAFTFVENDGPGRRGRFALESARKNFEDKFGASTNRYVKLAFGGDVLADVEFDELLHPARTGEHVLGGVELSLAENEPLFCGLARAVWAPVNEHREGT; translated from the coding sequence ATGCTGATCCTGCACCGCGCCGAGCGCACGGACACCTTGGCCGATGCGCTGGCCGACGTGATCTCGACGCCACTGGCCGACCCGATGAGCACCGAGATCGTGTCGGTCCCCGCCGCGGGGGTCGAGCGGTGGCTGGCACAGCATCTGGCGTGCCGCCTGGGCGCAGGTGACGACGGCCGCGCCGACGGTGTCGCCGCCAACATCGACTTCACCGGCCCGGCACGACTCGCCGACGCCATCGCGAGCGCGGTGCTCGGCGGGACCAGGGTGCAGACCGGCTCCCCGTTGTCGGCGCACGATCCCTGGCGTGGCGCCGAACTGACGTGGCCGGTGCTGCGGATCCTCGACGAACGGATCGGCGACCCCGAGCTGGACGTGATCGCCCGTCACATCGGCGCGGGTGACGAGTCGTCGCCGCGGATCGGCCGCCGGTACGCCACCGCGCGTCACCTGGCCGAACTCTTCGACCGGTACGGGCGGTCCCGGCCGTCGATGATCGCCGACTGGGCCGCCGGTGCCGACCTCGACGGGGCGGGTGCCCCACTGCGCGACGATCTGTCCTGGCAGCCCGGCTTCTGGCGCGCGGTGCGGGAGGCGATCGGGCAGCCGCATCCGGCCGAGGTACTCGGGGACATCTGCGATCGGCTGCGCGCGGAACCCGACGCCGCCGGGCTTCCCGAGCGGTTGTCGGTGTTCGGGCCGACGCGCATCACCGAGTCCTTCCGCCAGATCGTCGCGGCGGCCAGCACGCATCACGACGTCCATCTCTTCGTTCCGCATCCGAGTCCGCGTCTGTGGCACGAACTGGACAGGCTCGTCGACGACGAGACCGGGGTGGTCGTGCCGCCGCGGCGCAGCCTGCGCGTCCAGCCGGAACCGCGAAACCCTCTGGTGGCGGGGCTCTCCCGCGATCTGCAGGAGCTGCAACTCCGACTCGGAAGGCTCGTCGACCGCGACATCCATCATCCGCCGAGCGCGCCGATCGACACCCGCACGCTCCTCGGGGCGGTGCAGGCGGGAATCCGGGACGACACCACACGGGGTGCGGGCGCCGCGGTTCCGGTGGACGTCTCGGCCGACAGATCGGTCGAGGTCCATGCCTGTCATGGCCCCGAACGTCAGATCGAGGTGCTGCGGGATCGGTTGCTGCACCTGTTCTCCGAGGACCCCACCCTGCAGCCGCGCGACGTGCTCATCATGTGTCCCGACGTCGAGACGTTCGCGCCGCTGATCCGCGGCGCCTTCGGTCAGGCGGGACTGCCGCATCCGGCCTTCGATCTGCGCGTTCGCCTCGCCGATCGTGGTGTGCGTCATGTCAATCCGATCGTCGACGTGATCGTCGGGGTCGTCGAACTCGCCGCCGGGCGCGTCACCGCCGGCGAGGTGGTCGATCTACTCGGCAGTCCGCCCGTACGAACCCGGTTCGCGATGACCGACGACGATCTGGACCTGATCCGGGAATGGTTGGCGCACAGCAACGTTCGGTGGGGAATCGGTGCCGCCGAGCGGGCGCGGTACGGTCTCGAACGTTTCCGGCAGGGTACTTTCGACGCAGGGCTGGACCGCATCGCCCTCGGGGTGGTCGCGGAGGAGGCCGACGACGAGTGGCTCGGTACCGCACTGCCGCTGTCCGGTGTCGAGAGCACCGGCATCGACCTCGTCGGACGTTTCGACGAGTTCCTCGACCGTCTCGCTCACGTGCTGGCCGAGTTGACCGCGCCCGCACCGGCATACCGCTGGGCCGAGGTCCTCATCGATGCGATCGGCTCGCTGACCGCCACCGAGCCGGCCGACGACTGGCAACGCGCCGCGGCGATCCGGATGCTGGGCGAGGCGTTCGGAGAAGACCGGGCAGGCGGCGGCCGGGCCGACGACACCGAGGACACCCTGCGGCTCGCCGACGTCCGTGACCTGTTGTCCGCGCTGGTCGCGGCACGGCCGACGCGATCGAATTTCCGGACCGGCGAACTCACCGTCTGCACGATGGTGCCGATGCGCTCGGTGCCACACCGGGTCATCGTGTTGCTCGGCATCGACGCGGAGGTCTTCCCGCGGGTGCAGCGCATCGACGGCGACGACGTCCTCGGCGTCGATCCGCTGGTGGGAGAACGCAATCCGCGTGACGAGGATCGGCAGTGCTTCCTCGACGCGATCTGCGCCGCGCAGGACAGCCTGCTCGTGTTCTACAGCGGTGCGGATCCGGTGTCCGGGCGGCGAATTCCGCCTGCGGTGGTGGTCAGCGAGCTCGTCGACACCCTCACCGACCTCGCCGGCACGGCTCCCGTGTACCGGCACTCGCTGCACGGCTTCGACGCCCGGAACTTCCTGCCGGGAGGCGTCGCAGGCATCGCCGGGCCGTTCAGCCACGACGCGTCCCTGCTCGCCGGGGCGAAGGCCATGCGCGAACCAGCCACCCCGGTCGTCGCCGCGGCGCGACACATCCTGCCAGCACCGGCACGGACCCCCGACACCGACGACATCGATCTCGCGACCCTGATCGACTTCCATGTCGACCCGATCACCGCCTTCGTCCGACAGCGGCTCGGGGCACGCATCCCCGACGACGAGACTCCCCACGACGATCAGCTCGACGTCGAACTCGATCCGCTCGACAAATGGGGGATCGGTGACCGATTCCTGGCCAGGATGCTGACCGGGGTGCCGATCGGCGACTGCGAGGCCGCCGAACTCCGGCGGGGAACGTTGCCGCCGTTTGCATTCGGTACCCGCGAACTGCGCTCGATCTCGCGGGCGGTCACCCGGTTGCACGGCGTCGTCGAACCGCTGCGTGCGGGTTCTGCCGTCACCCTGGACATCGTCGTCACCCTGCCCGACGGCCGGCGGGTTCACGGGACGGTCGGCGACGTGTTCGGACCGCCCGGCGGCCCGGCGACCGTGGTGCGGGCGACGTACTCGCGGCTGAAGGCCAAACAGCAACTCACCGGCTGGGTCACGCTCCTCGCGGTCGCCGCCGCGGCGACGCAGGGCAACGTCGCTGCGGGCTCGGTGGAGACCGCGGTGCTCGTCGGTCGCGCCGCGCGCGGCGGCGGGACCAACACGCTGACGTTCCGACGCCCGGAGGACCCGGTACCGCTGCTGCACGATCTCGTCCGGCTGCGCGACGAGGGCCTGCGGCGCCCGCTGCCGCTTCCGCTGGAACCGGCTTTCACGTTCGTCGAGAACGACGGACCGGGCCGGCGCGGCCGGTTCGCGCTGGAGAGCGCGCGCAAGAACTTCGAGGACAAGTTCGGGGCGAGCACCAACCGGTACGTCAAGCTCGCATTCGGCGGCGATGTCCTCGCCGACGTCGAGTTCGACGAGCTCCTGCACCCGGCGCGGACCGGCGAGCACGTGCTCGGGGGCGTCGAATTGTCGCTCGCAGAGAACGAACCGCTCTTCTGCGGCCTGGCCAGAGCGGTGTGGGCGCCGGTCAACGAGCACCGGGAGGGCACATGA
- a CDS encoding GNAT family N-acetyltransferase, with amino-acid sequence MNIDTARARLRPVSVVDIDELVHLDSDPEVMRYVSGGTATPRAAIEDWMLPRAETERRRHGTGTWVLCDPATSAFLGWISLRTPRHSSRAELELSYRLRRTVWGRGLATEAALALVGFAFDHLRTERVFASTVVSNESSRRVMEKLGMTLAAIHLYDDDTAQPQELLTEDPDRDRCEVEYEILRADWQARSLRWSSPGGLTA; translated from the coding sequence GTGAACATCGACACGGCACGGGCACGTCTGCGCCCGGTGTCGGTCGTCGACATCGACGAGCTCGTCCACCTCGACAGCGATCCCGAGGTCATGCGCTACGTGAGCGGCGGGACGGCGACACCGCGAGCTGCGATCGAGGACTGGATGCTCCCCCGCGCCGAGACCGAGCGCCGCAGGCACGGCACCGGCACATGGGTGCTGTGCGACCCCGCGACCAGCGCATTTCTCGGCTGGATCTCGTTGCGCACGCCCCGGCACAGCAGCCGCGCCGAACTCGAGTTGAGTTACCGGCTGCGTCGCACGGTGTGGGGTCGCGGACTCGCCACCGAGGCCGCGCTCGCCCTCGTCGGATTCGCATTCGATCACCTGCGCACCGAACGCGTCTTCGCCAGCACGGTGGTGAGCAATGAGTCGTCGCGGCGTGTCATGGAGAAACTCGGCATGACGCTCGCGGCGATCCACCTCTACGACGACGACACCGCGCAGCCGCAGGAGCTCCTCACCGAGGACCCCGACCGGGACCGGTGCGAGGTCGAGTACGAGATCCTCAGGGCCGACTGGCAAGCACGTTCACTCCGCTGGTCGTCGCCGGGCGGGCTCACCGCTTGA
- a CDS encoding NAD(P)/FAD-dependent oxidoreductase, translated as MSSPAVQAPAVAATTRRKVVIIGSGFGGLFAAQRLAKSDVDVTLIAKTTHHLFQPMLYQVATGIVAEGEIAPATRMVLRKQKNTAVLMGDVTDIDLEAKTVTSRLLERITITPYDDLIVAAGADQSYFGNDHFAEFAPGMKTIDHALELRGRILGAFEQAELSHDPAERAKLLTFVVVGAGPTGVELAGQIAEMSDKTLKGAFRNIDPTEARVILLDAAPAVLPPFGPKLGAKAATRLERMGVEVQLNAMVVDVDYDGLVVKEKDGTTRRIESQCKVWSAGVQGSPLGRQLADQSGVELDRAGRVKVLPDLTIPGHPEVFVVGDMMAVDGVPGVAQGAIQGGRYAADAIKAELKGQTPDQRKPFSYYDKGSMATISRYSAVMQVPIPGTKKMFETEGYFAWLGWLALHLVYLVGFRNRLNTLINWFFAFTTRGRSQLAVTEQQVYARTAIGQLSAMEKAGSESEPAKRDAGTGDSGSTASTTTGSVPTEGKDADGKESAAEAS; from the coding sequence ATGAGCAGCCCCGCCGTCCAGGCCCCCGCTGTAGCCGCCACCACCCGCCGGAAAGTGGTGATCATCGGTTCGGGCTTCGGTGGATTGTTCGCCGCCCAGCGACTGGCGAAGTCCGACGTCGACGTCACGTTGATCGCCAAGACCACCCATCACCTCTTCCAGCCGATGCTCTACCAGGTCGCCACCGGGATCGTGGCCGAGGGTGAGATCGCCCCCGCCACCCGGATGGTGCTGCGCAAGCAGAAGAACACCGCGGTCCTGATGGGCGATGTGACCGACATCGACCTCGAGGCCAAGACCGTCACCTCGCGGCTGCTGGAACGGATCACGATCACGCCCTACGACGACCTGATCGTCGCCGCCGGCGCCGACCAGTCCTACTTCGGCAACGATCATTTCGCCGAGTTCGCGCCGGGTATGAAGACCATCGACCACGCACTCGAACTCCGCGGCCGCATCCTCGGCGCGTTCGAGCAGGCCGAGCTGTCCCATGACCCGGCCGAGCGCGCCAAGCTGCTCACCTTCGTCGTGGTCGGTGCCGGGCCCACGGGTGTGGAGCTCGCCGGGCAGATCGCGGAGATGAGCGACAAGACCCTCAAGGGCGCCTTCCGCAACATCGATCCCACCGAGGCCCGGGTCATCCTGCTCGACGCCGCGCCCGCGGTGCTGCCTCCCTTCGGGCCCAAACTCGGCGCCAAGGCGGCCACCCGGCTCGAGCGGATGGGTGTGGAGGTCCAGCTCAACGCCATGGTCGTCGACGTCGACTACGACGGCCTCGTCGTCAAGGAGAAGGACGGCACCACCCGCCGCATCGAATCGCAGTGCAAGGTGTGGTCGGCCGGAGTCCAGGGCAGCCCGCTCGGTCGGCAGCTCGCCGATCAGTCCGGCGTCGAACTCGACCGGGCCGGACGCGTGAAGGTCCTACCCGACCTGACCATTCCCGGGCATCCCGAAGTTTTCGTGGTCGGCGACATGATGGCCGTCGACGGTGTTCCGGGCGTCGCGCAGGGTGCCATCCAGGGCGGTCGGTACGCGGCGGACGCGATCAAGGCCGAGCTCAAGGGCCAGACCCCGGACCAGCGGAAACCGTTCAGCTACTACGACAAGGGCTCGATGGCGACCATCTCGCGGTACTCCGCGGTGATGCAGGTCCCCATCCCCGGCACCAAGAAGATGTTCGAGACCGAGGGCTACTTCGCGTGGCTCGGCTGGCTCGCACTGCACCTGGTCTATCTCGTCGGGTTCCGCAACCGGCTGAACACGCTCATCAACTGGTTCTTCGCGTTCACGACTCGCGGACGTTCGCAGTTGGCCGTCACCGAGCAGCAGGTCTATGCCCGCACCGCGATCGGCCAGCTGTCGGCGATGGAGAAGGCCGGTTCCGAGTCCGAACCCGCGAAGCGAGACGCCGGCACCGGCGACTCGGGGTCCACGGCTTCGACGACCACCGGGTCGGTACCCACCGAGGGCAAGGACGCCGACGGCAAGGAATCCGCGGCCGAAGCCAGCTGA
- a CDS encoding acyl-CoA thioesterase, translated as MDINNHINNVQISRIFEESRVRSFHQWMPDRPRGFSFLVVRQDVEFSAPVYYSLDPVHVRTCIGRVGRSSFVMALRLFDQSGTLCATAETTMVVIDPDAGRPTPIPDAEREMLTAHLGEPVRFHAPRADVAG; from the coding sequence ATGGACATCAACAATCACATCAACAACGTGCAGATCTCACGGATCTTCGAGGAGAGCCGGGTCCGGTCGTTCCATCAGTGGATGCCCGATCGCCCGCGCGGATTCTCGTTCCTCGTGGTCCGGCAGGACGTCGAGTTCTCGGCGCCGGTGTACTACTCGCTTGATCCCGTTCATGTGCGCACCTGCATCGGCCGGGTGGGCAGGTCGTCGTTCGTGATGGCGCTGCGGCTGTTCGACCAGTCCGGAACGCTGTGTGCAACGGCGGAGACGACCATGGTCGTCATCGATCCGGACGCCGGCCGGCCGACTCCCATCCCCGACGCCGAGCGGGAGATGCTGACCGCCCACCTCGGCGAGCCCGTGCGGTTCCACGCCCCGCGGGCCGACGTCGCGGGCTGA